One segment of Thermosulfurimonas sp. F29 DNA contains the following:
- a CDS encoding OmpP1/FadL family transporter: MHRMFLLLLLWILGTNGVFAAGFQLFNEGSARVMGLSAAVTARTDMVEAAWYNPSATAFLKAPEVMAGLSLVYPTVKFENDRGPNFDMVEKVHPLPFLYAAYPLNERLTLNLSLNVPYGLATDWDGDWAGRYDAVYTSLFCYFITPSVAVKLTKRLSLAVGAQIVYADAELRKSVAPTTTGVDVKTKLTGDDWDGGFLVALTYRLREHTTLGLVYRSQVTLDLEGDAKYYNNAPGTVAVLPAPGGGFTFVSASQAFRNGDGEVFLDLPDTLSFGITTRYFRRWILSLDLMWTGWSTYEQLKYKFEHEPGNPTGAPGTVVQPKDWDDVWAVRFGAEYLLNDRWSLRFGYAFDPSPIDDRYRGPELPTNDRHFFNLGVGYRRGNLTMDAAYTYVHMEDAKPGTAPEANRSNLDGTYTGHAHIVGFDLSYRF; the protein is encoded by the coding sequence ATGCACAGGATGTTTTTGCTTTTACTTCTCTGGATCCTGGGGACAAATGGAGTCTTCGCCGCGGGGTTTCAGCTCTTCAACGAGGGCTCGGCCCGGGTGATGGGGCTTTCGGCGGCGGTCACCGCCCGCACGGACATGGTGGAGGCCGCCTGGTACAACCCCTCGGCCACGGCCTTCCTCAAGGCCCCCGAGGTGATGGCCGGCCTCTCCCTGGTCTATCCCACCGTTAAGTTCGAAAACGACCGCGGGCCCAACTTCGACATGGTGGAGAAGGTGCACCCTCTACCCTTCCTTTACGCGGCCTACCCCCTGAACGAGCGCCTCACCCTGAACCTCTCTCTGAATGTCCCCTACGGGCTGGCCACCGACTGGGACGGCGACTGGGCCGGGCGCTACGATGCGGTCTACACCTCGCTTTTCTGTTACTTCATCACCCCTTCGGTGGCGGTGAAGCTCACCAAGAGGCTCTCCCTGGCGGTGGGGGCCCAGATAGTCTATGCCGACGCCGAGCTGAGGAAATCCGTGGCCCCCACCACCACCGGGGTGGATGTCAAAACCAAGCTTACCGGGGACGACTGGGACGGAGGGTTCCTGGTGGCTCTGACCTACCGCCTGCGCGAACACACCACCCTGGGCCTGGTGTACCGTTCTCAGGTCACCCTGGACCTCGAGGGAGACGCTAAATATTACAACAATGCCCCGGGAACCGTCGCCGTCCTGCCTGCTCCGGGTGGAGGTTTCACCTTCGTGTCGGCTTCTCAAGCCTTCCGCAACGGGGACGGTGAGGTGTTTCTCGACCTTCCGGACACGCTTTCCTTTGGGATCACCACCCGCTACTTCCGGCGCTGGATCCTGAGTCTGGATCTGATGTGGACGGGATGGAGCACCTACGAGCAGCTCAAGTACAAATTCGAACACGAGCCCGGAAATCCCACCGGTGCTCCGGGTACGGTCGTCCAGCCCAAGGACTGGGACGATGTGTGGGCGGTGAGGTTCGGGGCCGAATATTTGCTTAACGACCGCTGGTCTCTCCGCTTCGGCTACGCCTTCGATCCCTCGCCCATAGACGACCGCTACCGGGGGCCGGAGCTTCCCACCAACGACCGGCACTTCTTCAACCTCGGGGTGGGTTATCGCCGGGGCAACCTCACCATGGACGCCGCCTACACCTATGTGCACATGGAGGACGCCAAGCCCGGCACGGCTCCCGAGGCGAACCGATCCAATCTTGACGGTACCTACACCGGGCACGCGCACATCGTGGGCTTTGACCTGAGCTACCGGTTTTAG